The following are encoded together in the Primulina tabacum isolate GXHZ01 chromosome 18, ASM2559414v2, whole genome shotgun sequence genome:
- the LOC142532987 gene encoding LOW QUALITY PROTEIN: arabinosyltransferase XEG113-like (The sequence of the model RefSeq protein was modified relative to this genomic sequence to represent the inferred CDS: deleted 1 base in 1 codon) — MAWNPLKEVAHSKPLFLTVYTAVIIGILVSSFYVFSSVFSSSGSFSSSWLSSSTAYRNVEEVSSRFINQTVNSSQHETTAIQTPRKFLNPIWKAPPPGSKMPPLNTFQLTKELVQLRAKDNVIVMTFGNFAFMDFIMTWVKSLSDLDVDNFLVGAMDTKLLEALYWKGVPVFDMGSHMSTIDVGWGSPTFHKMGREKVILIDSVLPYGVELLMCDTDMVWLKNPLPYLARFPEADVLTSTDLVAPTVVDDRLDDWRQGSAYNIGIFHWRPTDSSKKLAKEWKELLLADEKIWDQNGFNELVRRQLGPSVDEDGGLAYAYDGNLKLGLLPASIFCSGHTYFVQAMYQQLRLEPYAVHTTFQYAGTEGKRHRLREAMVFYDPPEYYDKQGGFLSFKPSIPKSLMLDGEHSIESHFALVNYQIKQIRTALAIASLLGRTLVMPPLWCRLDRLWFGHPGILQGSLTRQPFLCPLDHVFEVNTILKQLPDEEFGANIDIREYSFLENPSLSKQVKESWLDVHLCQQGSKGCEVSNRTSQTGILKFPKQSSEETFKVLFSSFKGVKVIHFSSMQDAFLGFTDKTREEKFRKRVKRYTGIWCCVQNHQPGHIYYDIYWDEKPGWKPIPPQTSADDHPPF, encoded by the exons ATGGCTTGGAACCCATTGAAGGAGGTGGCGCACTCCAAGCCATTGTTTCTGACTGTTTACACCGCTGTGATTATCGGAATTTTAGTTTCATCCTTTTATGTGTTTTCCTCAGTCTTCTCCAGTTCAGGGTCTTTCTCCTCTTCATGGTTGTCCAGTTCAACTGCATACCGTAACGTAG AAGAAGTTAGTTCAAGATTCATTAATCAAACGGTTAATTCTTCTCAACACGAAACAACGGCCATTCAAACACCAAGGAAATTTCTGAATCCCATTTGGAAGGCCCCTCCACCTGGATCAAAAATGCCACCTCTGAATACCTTTCAGTTAACAAAGGAACTGGTTCAGCTAAGAGCAAAGGATAACGTTATAGTGATGACCTTTGGCAACTTTGCATTCATGGATTTTATTATGACTTGGGTTAAAAGCTTGTCGGACCTTGATGTCGACAACTTCCTTGTTG gtgcaatggaCACGAAGTTGTTGGAAGCTCTTTATTGGAAGGGTGTTCCAGTTTTCGACATGGGTAGTCACATGAGCACGATAGATGTTGGATGGGGTTCACCAACATTTCATAAGATGGGAAGAGAGAAGGTTATTCTGATTGATTCTGTTTTACCTTATGGAGTCGAATTATTGATGTGCGACACTGACATGGTCTGGTTAAAG AATCCCCTTCCTTATCTTGCACGTTTCCCTGAAGCAGACGTTCTAACTTCCACCGATTTAGTTGCACCTACGGTTGTTGATGACAGGTTGGATGACTGGAGACAAG GTTCTGCATATAACATAGGAATTTTTCACTGGAGACCAACTGACTCTTCAAAGAAATTAGCAAAAGAATGGAAAGAATTGCTTCTAGCTGATGAAAAAATATGGGATCAGAACGGGTTCAATGAACTGGTTCGGAGGCAGCTAGGGCCATCTGTAGATGAGGATGGTGGACTTGCATATGCTTATGATGGAAATCTTAAGCTGGGTCTCTTGCCAGCAAGCATCTTTTGCAGCGGGCATACCTACTTTGTCCAG GCCATGTATCAGCAACTGAGATTGGAGCCATATGCTGTGCATACCACATTCCAGTATGCTGGTACTGAGGGGAAGCGACATCGGTTACGTGAAGCCATGGTATTCTATGATCCGCCAGAATACTATGATAAACAAG GAGGATTCCTGTCATTTAAACCCAGTATTCCAAAGAGCTTGATGTTAGATGGAGAGCATAGCATTGAGTCACACTTTGCTCTCGTTAATTACCAA ATCAAACAGATAAGGACTGCACTAGCCATTGCATCATTGTTGGGTCGCACACTG GTAATGCCTCCCCTGTGGTGCAGGTTGGATAGGCTGTGGTTTGGACATCCAGGGATATTACAGGGGTCTTTGACTAGACAACCATTTTTATGTCCTTTGGATCACGTGTTCGAG GTTAACACGATTCTAAAACAACTTCCAGATGAGGAATTTGGAGCTAATATTGATATCAGGGAATACTCA TTCCTCGAAAATCCGTCTCTATCGAAGCAG GTGAAAGAATCATGGCTCGATGTGCACCTTTGTCAACAAGGATCCAAAGGTTGTGAAGTTTCCAACAGAACAAGTCAAACTGGAATTCTCAAGTTCCCTAAGCAGAGCTCAGAAGAAACT TTCAAGGTACTATTCTCGTCCTTCAAGGGTGTCAAAGTCATTCATTTCTCATCCATGCAAGACGCCTTCTTAGGTTTCACTGATAAG ACAAGGGAGGAAAAATTTAGGAAGCGTGTAAAACGGTACACGGGTATTTGGTGTTGCGTACAAAATCACCAACCAGGTCATATATATTACGACATATATTGGGACGAAAAACCGGGCTGGAAGCCGATACCTCCACAGACTTCAGCAGATGATCACCCACCCTTCTGA
- the LOC142533066 gene encoding uncharacterized protein LOC142533066 isoform X1, with protein sequence MGGGNDNDRHDESDKGLFSNLTHAIAGGHNPSGYYPPQGYPPQGYPPQGGYPPSGYPPQGGYPPSSYPPQGGYPPQGGYPPSGYPPQGGYPPQGGYPPQGYPPGGYPGSSAPHHSGGHHSGSGGMGALLAGGAAAAAAAYGVSHLAHGGHSGHGGGGFGYGNFMHGGKFKHGKHGKFGKHKGGKHFGGKFKKWK encoded by the exons ATGGGAGGTGGTAATGACAACGATCGGCATGATGAATCTGACAAGGGCCTTTTTTCGAATCTGACTCATGCTATAGCCGGTGGTCATAACCCGTCGGGGTACTATCCTCCTCAAGGTTATCCACCCCAAGGCTATCCTCCACAAGGAGGATATCCACCATCCGGTTATCCACCCCAAGGAGGATATCCGCCATCAAGTTATCCACCCCAAGGAGGTTATCCACCCCAAGGAGGATATCCGCCATCAGGTTATCCACCCCAAGGAGGTTATCCACCTCAAGGAGGATATCCACCACAAGGGTATCCCCCAGGAGGTTATCCTGGTTCATCTGCCCCACATCACTCAGGTGGTCACCACTCAG GCTCCGGTGGCATGGGAGCACTGCTGGCTGGTggtgcagcagcagcagccgcAGCCTATGGCGTTTCACATCTGGCACATGGAGGCCACTCTGGCCATGGTGGTGGTGGTTTCGGCTATGGAAACTTTATGCATGGCGGAAAGTTCAAGCACGGAAAGCATGGGAAATTCGGCAAGCACAAGGGCGGAAAGCACTTCGGagggaaattcaagaaatgGAAGTGA
- the LOC142533066 gene encoding uncharacterized protein LOC142533066 isoform X3: MGGGNDNDRHDESDKGLFSNLTHAIAGGHNPSGYYPPQGYPPQGYPPQGGYPPSGYPPQGGYPPSSYPPQGGYPPQGGYPPQGGYPPQGYPPGGYPGSSAPHHSGGHHSGSGGMGALLAGGAAAAAAAYGVSHLAHGGHSGHGGGGFGYGNFMHGGKFKHGKHGKFGKHKGGKHFGGKFKKWK; encoded by the exons ATGGGAGGTGGTAATGACAACGATCGGCATGATGAATCTGACAAGGGCCTTTTTTCGAATCTGACTCATGCTATAGCCGGTGGTCATAACCCGTCGGGGTACTATCCTCCTCAAGGTTATCCACCCCAAGGCTATCCTCCACAAGGAGGATATCCACCATCCGGTTATCCACCCCAAGGAGGATATCCGCCATCAAGTTATCCACCCCAAGGAG GTTATCCACCCCAAGGAGGTTATCCACCTCAAGGAGGATATCCACCACAAGGGTATCCCCCAGGAGGTTATCCTGGTTCATCTGCCCCACATCACTCAGGTGGTCACCACTCAG GCTCCGGTGGCATGGGAGCACTGCTGGCTGGTggtgcagcagcagcagccgcAGCCTATGGCGTTTCACATCTGGCACATGGAGGCCACTCTGGCCATGGTGGTGGTGGTTTCGGCTATGGAAACTTTATGCATGGCGGAAAGTTCAAGCACGGAAAGCATGGGAAATTCGGCAAGCACAAGGGCGGAAAGCACTTCGGagggaaattcaagaaatgGAAGTGA
- the LOC142533066 gene encoding uncharacterized protein LOC142533066 isoform X5 → MGGGNDNDRHDESDKGLFSNLTHAIAGGHNPSGYYPPQGYPPQGYPPQGGYPPSGYPPQGGYPPSSYPPQGGYPPQGYPPGGYPGSSAPHHSGGHHSGSGGMGALLAGGAAAAAAAYGVSHLAHGGHSGHGGGGFGYGNFMHGGKFKHGKHGKFGKHKGGKHFGGKFKKWK, encoded by the exons ATGGGAGGTGGTAATGACAACGATCGGCATGATGAATCTGACAAGGGCCTTTTTTCGAATCTGACTCATGCTATAGCCGGTGGTCATAACCCGTCGGGGTACTATCCTCCTCAAGGTTATCCACCCCAAGGCTATCCTCCACAAGGAGGATATCCACCATCCGGTTATCCACCCCAAGGAGGATATCCGCCATCAA GTTATCCACCTCAAGGAGGATATCCACCACAAGGGTATCCCCCAGGAGGTTATCCTGGTTCATCTGCCCCACATCACTCAGGTGGTCACCACTCAG GCTCCGGTGGCATGGGAGCACTGCTGGCTGGTggtgcagcagcagcagccgcAGCCTATGGCGTTTCACATCTGGCACATGGAGGCCACTCTGGCCATGGTGGTGGTGGTTTCGGCTATGGAAACTTTATGCATGGCGGAAAGTTCAAGCACGGAAAGCATGGGAAATTCGGCAAGCACAAGGGCGGAAAGCACTTCGGagggaaattcaagaaatgGAAGTGA
- the LOC142533066 gene encoding glycine-rich protein A3-like isoform X2 produces the protein MGGGNDNDRHDESDKGLFSNLTHAIAGGHNPSGYYPPQGYPPQGYPPQGGYPPSGYPPQGGYPPSSYPPQGGYPPQGGYPPSGYPPQGGYPPQGGYPPQGYPPGGYPGSSAPHHSGSGGMGALLAGGAAAAAAAYGVSHLAHGGHSGHGGGGFGYGNFMHGGKFKHGKHGKFGKHKGGKHFGGKFKKWK, from the exons ATGGGAGGTGGTAATGACAACGATCGGCATGATGAATCTGACAAGGGCCTTTTTTCGAATCTGACTCATGCTATAGCCGGTGGTCATAACCCGTCGGGGTACTATCCTCCTCAAGGTTATCCACCCCAAGGCTATCCTCCACAAGGAGGATATCCACCATCCGGTTATCCACCCCAAGGAGGATATCCGCCATCAAGTTATCCACCCCAAGGAGGTTATCCACCCCAAGGAGGATATCCGCCATCAGGTTATCCACCCCAAGGAGGTTATCCACCTCAAGGAGGATATCCACCACAAGGGTATCCCCCAGGAGGTTATCCTGGTTCATCTGCCCCACATCACTCAG GCTCCGGTGGCATGGGAGCACTGCTGGCTGGTggtgcagcagcagcagccgcAGCCTATGGCGTTTCACATCTGGCACATGGAGGCCACTCTGGCCATGGTGGTGGTGGTTTCGGCTATGGAAACTTTATGCATGGCGGAAAGTTCAAGCACGGAAAGCATGGGAAATTCGGCAAGCACAAGGGCGGAAAGCACTTCGGagggaaattcaagaaatgGAAGTGA
- the LOC142533066 gene encoding uncharacterized protein LOC142533066 isoform X8, with amino-acid sequence MGGGNDNDRHDESDKGLFSNLTHAIAGGHNPSGYYPPQGYPPQGYPPQGGYPPSGYPPQGGYPPSRYPPQGYPPGGYPGSSAPHHSGGHHSGSGGMGALLAGGAAAAAAAYGVSHLAHGGHSGHGGGGFGYGNFMHGGKFKHGKHGKFGKHKGGKHFGGKFKKWK; translated from the exons ATGGGAGGTGGTAATGACAACGATCGGCATGATGAATCTGACAAGGGCCTTTTTTCGAATCTGACTCATGCTATAGCCGGTGGTCATAACCCGTCGGGGTACTATCCTCCTCAAGGTTATCCACCCCAAGGCTATCCTCCACAAGGAGGATATCCACCATCCGGTTATCCACCCCAAGGAGGATATCCGCCATCAA GATATCCACCACAAGGGTATCCCCCAGGAGGTTATCCTGGTTCATCTGCCCCACATCACTCAGGTGGTCACCACTCAG GCTCCGGTGGCATGGGAGCACTGCTGGCTGGTggtgcagcagcagcagccgcAGCCTATGGCGTTTCACATCTGGCACATGGAGGCCACTCTGGCCATGGTGGTGGTGGTTTCGGCTATGGAAACTTTATGCATGGCGGAAAGTTCAAGCACGGAAAGCATGGGAAATTCGGCAAGCACAAGGGCGGAAAGCACTTCGGagggaaattcaagaaatgGAAGTGA
- the LOC142533267 gene encoding F-box protein SKIP31-like isoform X1: MASDDEDEGLARFLESEVLSEISDQEESVEEGDGSEKEERDGKRLRAEEEGGELSEQEEKEEQEAKRIRIEEGEISDIELSRALRSTSSSPLPSSELEAEVDSALSPSKKSATVADCINNNGMHGRDSRQLPWRIDTGIFCNIPPELLYHILKYLSSEDLVSCSLVCRFFNFAASDESLWRRLYCLRWSLLPPKNLRDCAWKKLYIQRDEEDMVDFVRNCPNEFKEYYIQMQVAKRTQAPNLSQVNDDLVILDKTLADQISTWKSGRGLSDTVEVNHACSGESCTYYHIGDVFVCEKTGNVHVCDDTCKEVVMDPMNELLVCTISGRCFDRLLSPSEMEYDADQQQGGVADEAEPFMGSGRFARAYLLGYNCDDEKELEAALRFC; this comes from the exons ATGGCTTCTGACGATGAAGACGAAGGCCTCGCTCGGTTTCTCGAATCAGAAGTCCTCTCCGAGATCTCCGATCAG GAGGAGTCAGTAGAAGAGGGAGATGGGAGTGAGAAAGAAGAAAGAGATGGGAAGAGATTGCGTGCTGAGGAGGAAGGGGGGGAGCTAAGTGAACAAGAAGAGAAGGAAGAGCAAGAAGCAAAGAGAATCAGAATCGAGGAAGGTGAAATCAGTGACATAGAATTGTCTAGGGCTTTAAGATCGACATCTTCATCACCGTTGCCGTCCTCTGAGCTGGAAGCTGAAGTTGATTCTGCATTGTCACCTTCAAAGAAAAGTGCCACTGTAGCGGACTGCATTAACAATAATGGGATGCATGGCCGGGATAGCAGACAGTTGCCTTGGAGAATTGATACAGGAATTTTCTGTAACATCCCTCCCGAATTGTTGTACCACATCCTCAAATATCTCTCCTCTGAG GATCTTGTTTCGTGCTCATTGGTGTGTAGATTCTTTAATTTTGCTGCTTCCGATGAATCCTTGTGGCGTCGCCT ATATTGTCTGCGATGGAGTCTTCTGCCTCCAAAAAATCTTCGAGACTGTGCGTGGAAGAAGCTTTACATTCAG CGTGATGAAGAAGATATGGTCGATTTTGTGAGGAATTGCCCTAATGAATTTAAAGAATATTACATCCAAATGCAGGTGGCTAAGAGAACCCAAGCACCAAATCTTTCTCAg GTGAATGATGATCTTGTAATTCTAGACAAGACACTTGCTGATCAAATCTCCACGTGGAAGAGCGGCAGAGGCCTGTCTGATACTGTGGAAGTCAATCATGCATGCTCCGGAGAAAGCTGCACATATTATCATATTGGGGATGTATTTGTATGTGAGAAGACTGGAAATGTTCATG TTTGTGATGATACATGCAAAGAAGTTGTTATGGATCCCATGAATGAGCTGTTGGTCTGCACCATCTCTGGGCGTTGTTTTGATCGTTTACTGTCACCATCTGAAATGGAATATGATGCT GATCAGCAACAAGGTGGTGTTGCGGATGAAGCCGAACCATTTATGGGATCTGGTCGTTTTG CTCGAGCTTATCTGCTTGGATACAATTGCGATGATGAGAAAGAACTTGAAGCCGCCCTGAGGTTTTGCTGA
- the LOC142533066 gene encoding glycine-rich protein A3-like isoform X4: MGGGNDNDRHDESDKGLFSNLTHAIAGGHNPSGYYPPQGYPPQGYPPQGGYPPSGYPPQGGYPPSSYPPQGGYPPQGGYPPQGGYPPQGYPPGGYPGSSAPHHSGSGGMGALLAGGAAAAAAAYGVSHLAHGGHSGHGGGGFGYGNFMHGGKFKHGKHGKFGKHKGGKHFGGKFKKWK; encoded by the exons ATGGGAGGTGGTAATGACAACGATCGGCATGATGAATCTGACAAGGGCCTTTTTTCGAATCTGACTCATGCTATAGCCGGTGGTCATAACCCGTCGGGGTACTATCCTCCTCAAGGTTATCCACCCCAAGGCTATCCTCCACAAGGAGGATATCCACCATCCGGTTATCCACCCCAAGGAGGATATCCGCCATCAAGTTATCCACCCCAAGGAG GTTATCCACCCCAAGGAGGTTATCCACCTCAAGGAGGATATCCACCACAAGGGTATCCCCCAGGAGGTTATCCTGGTTCATCTGCCCCACATCACTCAG GCTCCGGTGGCATGGGAGCACTGCTGGCTGGTggtgcagcagcagcagccgcAGCCTATGGCGTTTCACATCTGGCACATGGAGGCCACTCTGGCCATGGTGGTGGTGGTTTCGGCTATGGAAACTTTATGCATGGCGGAAAGTTCAAGCACGGAAAGCATGGGAAATTCGGCAAGCACAAGGGCGGAAAGCACTTCGGagggaaattcaagaaatgGAAGTGA
- the LOC142533066 gene encoding glycine-rich protein A3-like isoform X7 — protein MGGGNDNDRHDESDKGLFSNLTHAIAGGHNPSGYYPPQGYPPQGYPPQGGYPPSGYPPQGGYPPSSYPPQGGYPPQGYPPGGYPGSSAPHHSGSGGMGALLAGGAAAAAAAYGVSHLAHGGHSGHGGGGFGYGNFMHGGKFKHGKHGKFGKHKGGKHFGGKFKKWK, from the exons ATGGGAGGTGGTAATGACAACGATCGGCATGATGAATCTGACAAGGGCCTTTTTTCGAATCTGACTCATGCTATAGCCGGTGGTCATAACCCGTCGGGGTACTATCCTCCTCAAGGTTATCCACCCCAAGGCTATCCTCCACAAGGAGGATATCCACCATCCGGTTATCCACCCCAAGGAGGATATCCGCCATCAAGTTATCCACCCCAAGGAG GATATCCACCACAAGGGTATCCCCCAGGAGGTTATCCTGGTTCATCTGCCCCACATCACTCAG GCTCCGGTGGCATGGGAGCACTGCTGGCTGGTggtgcagcagcagcagccgcAGCCTATGGCGTTTCACATCTGGCACATGGAGGCCACTCTGGCCATGGTGGTGGTGGTTTCGGCTATGGAAACTTTATGCATGGCGGAAAGTTCAAGCACGGAAAGCATGGGAAATTCGGCAAGCACAAGGGCGGAAAGCACTTCGGagggaaattcaagaaatgGAAGTGA
- the LOC142533066 gene encoding uncharacterized protein LOC142533066 isoform X6, whose translation MGGGNDNDRHDESDKGLFSNLTHAIAGGHNPSGYYPPQGYPPQGYPPQGGYPPSGYPPQGGYPPSSYPPQGGYPPQGYPPGGYPGSSAPHHSGGHHSGSGGMGALLAGGAAAAAAAYGVSHLAHGGHSGHGGGGFGYGNFMHGGKFKHGKHGKFGKHKGGKHFGGKFKKWK comes from the exons ATGGGAGGTGGTAATGACAACGATCGGCATGATGAATCTGACAAGGGCCTTTTTTCGAATCTGACTCATGCTATAGCCGGTGGTCATAACCCGTCGGGGTACTATCCTCCTCAAGGTTATCCACCCCAAGGCTATCCTCCACAAGGAGGATATCCACCATCCGGTTATCCACCCCAAGGAGGATATCCGCCATCAAGTTATCCACCCCAAGGAG GATATCCACCACAAGGGTATCCCCCAGGAGGTTATCCTGGTTCATCTGCCCCACATCACTCAGGTGGTCACCACTCAG GCTCCGGTGGCATGGGAGCACTGCTGGCTGGTggtgcagcagcagcagccgcAGCCTATGGCGTTTCACATCTGGCACATGGAGGCCACTCTGGCCATGGTGGTGGTGGTTTCGGCTATGGAAACTTTATGCATGGCGGAAAGTTCAAGCACGGAAAGCATGGGAAATTCGGCAAGCACAAGGGCGGAAAGCACTTCGGagggaaattcaagaaatgGAAGTGA
- the LOC142533267 gene encoding F-box protein SKIP31-like isoform X2, with protein MASDDEDEGLARFLESEVLSEISDQESVEEGDGSEKEERDGKRLRAEEEGGELSEQEEKEEQEAKRIRIEEGEISDIELSRALRSTSSSPLPSSELEAEVDSALSPSKKSATVADCINNNGMHGRDSRQLPWRIDTGIFCNIPPELLYHILKYLSSEDLVSCSLVCRFFNFAASDESLWRRLYCLRWSLLPPKNLRDCAWKKLYIQRDEEDMVDFVRNCPNEFKEYYIQMQVAKRTQAPNLSQVNDDLVILDKTLADQISTWKSGRGLSDTVEVNHACSGESCTYYHIGDVFVCEKTGNVHVCDDTCKEVVMDPMNELLVCTISGRCFDRLLSPSEMEYDADQQQGGVADEAEPFMGSGRFARAYLLGYNCDDEKELEAALRFC; from the exons ATGGCTTCTGACGATGAAGACGAAGGCCTCGCTCGGTTTCTCGAATCAGAAGTCCTCTCCGAGATCTCCGATCAG GAGTCAGTAGAAGAGGGAGATGGGAGTGAGAAAGAAGAAAGAGATGGGAAGAGATTGCGTGCTGAGGAGGAAGGGGGGGAGCTAAGTGAACAAGAAGAGAAGGAAGAGCAAGAAGCAAAGAGAATCAGAATCGAGGAAGGTGAAATCAGTGACATAGAATTGTCTAGGGCTTTAAGATCGACATCTTCATCACCGTTGCCGTCCTCTGAGCTGGAAGCTGAAGTTGATTCTGCATTGTCACCTTCAAAGAAAAGTGCCACTGTAGCGGACTGCATTAACAATAATGGGATGCATGGCCGGGATAGCAGACAGTTGCCTTGGAGAATTGATACAGGAATTTTCTGTAACATCCCTCCCGAATTGTTGTACCACATCCTCAAATATCTCTCCTCTGAG GATCTTGTTTCGTGCTCATTGGTGTGTAGATTCTTTAATTTTGCTGCTTCCGATGAATCCTTGTGGCGTCGCCT ATATTGTCTGCGATGGAGTCTTCTGCCTCCAAAAAATCTTCGAGACTGTGCGTGGAAGAAGCTTTACATTCAG CGTGATGAAGAAGATATGGTCGATTTTGTGAGGAATTGCCCTAATGAATTTAAAGAATATTACATCCAAATGCAGGTGGCTAAGAGAACCCAAGCACCAAATCTTTCTCAg GTGAATGATGATCTTGTAATTCTAGACAAGACACTTGCTGATCAAATCTCCACGTGGAAGAGCGGCAGAGGCCTGTCTGATACTGTGGAAGTCAATCATGCATGCTCCGGAGAAAGCTGCACATATTATCATATTGGGGATGTATTTGTATGTGAGAAGACTGGAAATGTTCATG TTTGTGATGATACATGCAAAGAAGTTGTTATGGATCCCATGAATGAGCTGTTGGTCTGCACCATCTCTGGGCGTTGTTTTGATCGTTTACTGTCACCATCTGAAATGGAATATGATGCT GATCAGCAACAAGGTGGTGTTGCGGATGAAGCCGAACCATTTATGGGATCTGGTCGTTTTG CTCGAGCTTATCTGCTTGGATACAATTGCGATGATGAGAAAGAACTTGAAGCCGCCCTGAGGTTTTGCTGA